A window of the Candidatus Bathyarchaeia archaeon genome harbors these coding sequences:
- the ppsA gene encoding phosphoenolpyruvate synthase translates to MPPPRKEKHILWFEELGKEDIPLVGGKNANLGEMLRAKIPVPPGFAITAQAYHEFITKTGIAEKIYRTIEETVTDPDDPKQYEKASKEVRKIIESTPMPADIEKAIRAAYEGLEEKTGIAEVFVAVRSSATAEDLPDASFAGQQETYLNVKGADGLIEKTRNCWSSLFTPRAIFYRDQKGFKHEEVLISVGVQKMVNSKVAGVTFTINPDTGDANQIVIEANWGLGESIVSGAVTPDNFSVDKNTLKITDRRIAKKTVEYIRDPKAGETIHATVPVERQEQASLTDEETIKLAETAKRIEEHYGKPQDIEWAIDRDLTFPKNVFIVQSRPETVWTSKSRIPTAEISKPTLLPTQTGMRVVAKGIATGRRDVGAGVAKIVFTPEDASNLMQKGDILVTEMTNPDYVPYMKMAGAIVTERGGVTCHAAIVSRELGIPCIVAAENATKTMVTGREYTVDARSGVVYEGKLAMPEAPGPASIMSTVSAGGVTLESAPITATKIYMNLGVPEKIEEYKHLPFDGIGLMRIEFILASHIGDHPVYLLETGRGDEFVNKLADGVATVAKAIHPRPLVVRLSDFKTNEYRELKGGDKYEIVEANPMLGWRGASRYISQWYEKAFLLECKAIRKCREEWGLTNVWIMLPMIRTLWEAKKCLDIMKKEGLERGKDFQVWFMAETPAICIMADEFSKLCDGFSIGSNDLTQGVLMIDRDSERLGLMGYFDERDPAIKRMIAHLIKVAHQKGVTVSICGEGPSNLPDFAEFLVRNGIDSISVNNDVVVRTRQWVASLEQKILLERLSEIKESLGRPSKKVKPESEWNPEWEE, encoded by the coding sequence TTGCCTCCACCGCGTAAAGAAAAACACATTCTCTGGTTTGAGGAGCTGGGCAAAGAAGACATACCGCTAGTAGGCGGAAAAAACGCCAACCTCGGCGAAATGCTACGAGCCAAAATTCCTGTACCGCCTGGTTTCGCCATAACAGCCCAAGCTTATCACGAGTTTATCACAAAAACAGGCATAGCTGAAAAAATCTACAGGACGATTGAGGAAACTGTCACTGACCCTGATGACCCAAAGCAGTACGAGAAGGCTTCGAAAGAGGTTCGAAAAATAATCGAGTCCACGCCGATGCCTGCTGACATCGAGAAGGCGATAAGAGCCGCGTATGAGGGACTCGAAGAGAAAACTGGTATAGCGGAGGTGTTCGTGGCAGTTCGATCAAGCGCCACAGCCGAAGACTTACCAGACGCATCATTTGCAGGTCAACAGGAAACGTATTTGAATGTTAAAGGCGCAGATGGACTAATCGAGAAGACTAGGAATTGCTGGTCTAGCCTGTTTACACCCCGCGCCATATTCTATCGGGATCAAAAAGGGTTCAAACATGAAGAAGTTCTCATAAGCGTAGGCGTCCAAAAAATGGTTAATTCGAAGGTTGCAGGCGTTACGTTTACAATAAACCCCGACACTGGCGACGCAAATCAAATTGTAATCGAGGCCAACTGGGGATTGGGCGAATCAATCGTGTCTGGAGCAGTAACTCCCGACAACTTTAGCGTAGATAAGAATACCCTTAAGATCACTGATAGGAGAATTGCCAAGAAGACAGTGGAATATATTCGTGACCCAAAGGCTGGAGAAACGATTCATGCAACGGTACCCGTTGAAAGGCAAGAACAAGCTAGCCTCACTGATGAAGAAACTATAAAACTGGCCGAGACAGCAAAGCGCATTGAAGAACACTACGGAAAGCCGCAAGACATCGAGTGGGCAATTGACCGAGACTTGACTTTTCCAAAAAACGTTTTCATTGTGCAGTCGAGACCTGAGACTGTTTGGACCTCAAAATCGCGGATACCCACTGCCGAAATCTCAAAACCAACCCTACTACCCACTCAGACCGGCATGAGAGTTGTTGCCAAAGGAATAGCAACTGGAAGGCGAGACGTAGGTGCTGGCGTAGCCAAGATTGTTTTCACGCCCGAAGACGCATCAAATCTTATGCAGAAAGGCGACATACTTGTAACTGAAATGACTAACCCTGACTATGTGCCATACATGAAAATGGCTGGAGCCATTGTCACAGAAAGAGGAGGCGTCACATGTCACGCTGCGATAGTTAGCCGTGAACTCGGCATACCATGCATTGTTGCCGCGGAAAACGCCACAAAAACTATGGTTACTGGCCGCGAATACACGGTTGACGCCAGAAGCGGCGTGGTCTACGAAGGTAAGCTTGCCATGCCTGAGGCGCCCGGACCAGCCTCGATCATGTCCACAGTCTCCGCAGGCGGAGTCACGCTTGAATCTGCACCGATAACTGCCACAAAGATTTACATGAACCTCGGTGTCCCAGAGAAGATAGAAGAGTACAAGCATCTTCCGTTTGATGGAATCGGCCTTATGCGCATTGAATTCATCCTTGCCAGTCACATAGGCGATCACCCGGTTTACCTGCTTGAAACAGGCAGAGGCGACGAGTTTGTCAACAAGTTGGCTGATGGTGTGGCCACTGTGGCAAAGGCTATTCACCCTCGCCCCCTAGTTGTGCGGCTCAGCGACTTCAAAACCAATGAGTATCGTGAATTGAAGGGCGGCGACAAGTACGAGATCGTTGAGGCCAACCCAATGCTGGGCTGGCGAGGAGCGAGCCGTTACATTAGCCAGTGGTACGAGAAAGCATTCTTGCTCGAATGCAAAGCCATACGCAAGTGCCGAGAGGAATGGGGGCTAACAAACGTCTGGATCATGCTTCCAATGATTCGAACGCTTTGGGAAGCCAAAAAATGCCTCGACATCATGAAGAAGGAAGGCTTGGAACGCGGCAAAGACTTTCAAGTATGGTTCATGGCGGAAACGCCAGCCATCTGCATCATGGCCGACGAGTTCTCGAAGCTGTGCGACGGCTTCAGCATAGGCTCCAACGACTTAACCCAAGGCGTCTTGATGATTGACAGAGACTCGGAAAGGCTCGGTTTGATGGGTTATTTTGATGAACGTGACCCCGCGATCAAACGAATGATTGCACATTTGATCAAGGTTGCGCATCAAAAAGGAGTAACAGTGTCCATATGTGGTGAAGGGCCATCAAACCTGCCTGACTTTGCTGAATTTCTCGTGCGCAATGGCATTGACAGCATCTCTGTGAACAACGATGTTGTTGTCCGAACCCGCCAGTGGGTAGCCAGCCTTGAACAAAAGATACTGCTGGAACGTCTAAGCGAAATTAAAGAAAGCCTAGGACGACCATCAAAGAAGGTCAAGCCTGAGTCTGAATGGAACCCTGAATGGGAAGAGTAA
- a CDS encoding 50S ribosomal protein L16: MKAKNYRAVKGAPYTRKEYIRASPPSKITKFTMGDTKASFSMQARLIATGAVQIRHNALEAARVASNRVLMTKLANAYVLRVVPYPHTILRENKMIFGAHADRLQDGMRKAFGKPIGIAARVKVGQPIIEIGVNENAVEVAKEALQRGQAKLPVPCRIVIEKTPN; the protein is encoded by the coding sequence ATGAAAGCGAAAAACTACCGAGCGGTCAAAGGCGCTCCCTACACGCGGAAAGAGTACATTAGAGCATCCCCTCCATCGAAGATTACCAAGTTCACAATGGGCGACACAAAGGCAAGCTTCTCAATGCAGGCTCGGTTGATAGCCACAGGTGCGGTGCAGATTCGCCACAACGCGCTTGAAGCTGCACGAGTGGCATCTAACCGTGTTCTTATGACCAAGTTGGCAAACGCCTACGTTTTGCGAGTCGTGCCCTACCCTCACACGATACTGCGTGAGAACAAGATGATCTTTGGTGCACACGCCGACCGACTTCAAGACGGCATGCGAAAAGCCTTCGGCAAACCCATTGGCATAGCTGCCAGAGTCAAAGTCGGGCAGCCCATAATCGAAATCGGCGTCAACGAAAACGCAGTTGAAGTGGCAAAGGAAGCTCTACAAAGAGGACAGGCCAAGCTACCAGTCCCATGCCGCATAGTTATCGAAAAAACACCGAATTGA
- a CDS encoding sulfurtransferase TusA family protein, translating to MPEKVQPNRTLDCLGLFCPEPVFRVRMELDNMKVGETLEVLADDPAAEEDIKSLCKRLEQQILSMNKEGNTLRFVIRKVK from the coding sequence ATGCCCGAGAAGGTTCAGCCAAATCGAACATTAGACTGCTTGGGGCTCTTTTGTCCTGAACCCGTTTTCAGAGTACGCATGGAGCTAGACAACATGAAAGTCGGCGAGACACTCGAGGTTCTTGCGGACGACCCAGCTGCTGAGGAAGATATAAAGAGCCTCTGCAAACGCTTGGAGCAGCAGATTCTGAGCATGAATAAAGAGGGCAACACACTTCGATTTGTGATAAGAAAGGTGAAATAA
- a CDS encoding DsrE/DsrF/DrsH-like family protein, with protein sequence MNAKKKILYVQTSGVDTPERTYAPFILAATAAAMGLDTTVYFVIKGITVVKKGAAEQVKIGQFPTLRQVMDQAIKAGVKLAVCEQSCMLLDIARGDFIPEAKVVGAATLNDLALDADVVLCF encoded by the coding sequence ATGAATGCCAAAAAGAAGATTCTCTACGTGCAGACAAGTGGTGTCGACACGCCTGAGCGAACTTACGCACCGTTTATATTGGCTGCCACAGCGGCTGCTATGGGCTTAGATACCACAGTCTATTTTGTCATAAAGGGCATAACGGTAGTCAAGAAAGGCGCGGCTGAACAAGTAAAAATTGGTCAGTTCCCAACGTTAAGGCAAGTGATGGATCAAGCCATCAAAGCTGGCGTCAAGCTTGCGGTGTGCGAGCAAAGTTGCATGCTACTTGACATTGCTCGCGGAGACTTCATACCTGAAGCTAAAGTGGTTGGCGCTGCCACCCTAAACGATTTGGCTCTAGATGCTGACGTCGTGTTGTGTTTCTAG
- a CDS encoding cysteine desulfurase family protein, translated as MTRRVYMDHTAGKPVDPRVLESMMPYFTEKCGNPSSPHSWGNEARKAMEDARAQILALIDAKKPEELFFTSGGTESNNLAIKGVALRNKDRGNHIVSTAIEHMSVMNPCKSLIKQGFEVTFVPVDTHGTVDLQALEKAITDKTTLVSVANANGEIGTIQPIKEIGEIAHRKGASLHADAVAACGQVPMNVQAENIDLMSISSNDMYGPRGIGALYVKTGTRIEPIIHGGGQERGLRSGTENISAIVGMGKGAEIAKAEMKAESERLTDLRDRLIKGALDSVPSSFLNGHPRQRLPNNANVRFSYIEGESLILSLDMAGVACSSGSACTSKTLEPSHVLLGIGLKHEEAHGSLLFTLGKQNTKDDVDYVVNALPDIVKRLRSISPLTPKEMQQ; from the coding sequence ATGACGAGACGTGTATACATGGATCACACGGCAGGTAAGCCAGTTGATCCCAGAGTACTTGAGAGCATGATGCCCTATTTCACAGAGAAATGCGGCAACCCATCCTCGCCTCACTCGTGGGGTAACGAAGCCCGAAAAGCCATGGAAGACGCCAGAGCACAAATACTTGCCTTGATCGATGCAAAGAAGCCTGAAGAATTGTTCTTCACCTCAGGCGGTACAGAAAGCAACAACCTCGCCATAAAGGGCGTCGCGTTGAGGAACAAAGACAGGGGCAATCACATTGTCAGCACGGCTATTGAGCACATGTCCGTGATGAACCCATGCAAGAGCCTGATCAAACAGGGATTTGAAGTCACATTTGTCCCCGTAGACACGCATGGTACGGTTGACCTTCAAGCGTTGGAAAAAGCGATTACGGACAAGACCACACTAGTCTCTGTTGCTAACGCCAACGGAGAAATAGGCACCATTCAACCGATTAAAGAGATAGGTGAGATAGCGCATCGTAAAGGCGCATCTCTCCATGCGGACGCTGTGGCTGCTTGTGGGCAGGTGCCAATGAACGTTCAAGCCGAAAACATCGATTTGATGTCAATCTCGTCAAACGACATGTACGGACCGAGAGGAATAGGCGCCCTCTACGTCAAAACGGGAACTAGAATCGAGCCCATTATTCACGGGGGCGGACAGGAACGAGGTTTAAGGTCTGGGACAGAGAACATTTCCGCTATAGTAGGCATGGGCAAAGGGGCCGAAATCGCCAAGGCAGAAATGAAAGCTGAATCCGAGAGGCTGACCGATCTGCGAGACCGATTGATCAAAGGCGCTCTAGACAGCGTGCCTTCCTCATTTCTGAACGGCCATCCAAGGCAACGCTTGCCGAACAATGCCAACGTGCGATTCAGCTACATTGAAGGCGAGTCTTTGATTCTGAGTCTCGACATGGCTGGGGTCGCTTGCTCTTCAGGCTCGGCTTGCACATCTAAGACTCTAGAGCCTTCGCACGTATTGTTGGGCATTGGGTTGAAACATGAGGAAGCTCATGGTTCACTGCTTTTCACTTTGGGCAAGCAAAATACAAAAGACGACGTCGACTACGTTGTAAACGCGCTGCCCGATATAGTTAAAAGACTCCGATCTATCTCTCCATTAACTCCGAAGGAGATGCAGCAATAG
- the nifU gene encoding Fe-S cluster assembly scaffold protein NifU: MYTEKVLDHFRNPRNMGEMPDADGVGTVGNPVCGDLMAIYIRVKDNHIEDIKFKTFGCGAAIATSSMITELARGKTLEEAMKISRGDVADNLGGLPPIKMHCSNLAADGLHAAIQDYLKKKGAQK, from the coding sequence ATGTACACCGAAAAAGTCCTTGACCATTTCCGCAACCCACGCAACATGGGTGAAATGCCTGACGCTGACGGGGTCGGAACAGTGGGCAATCCGGTGTGCGGTGACTTGATGGCCATCTATATCAGGGTCAAGGACAACCACATTGAAGACATCAAATTCAAGACCTTTGGATGCGGCGCAGCCATCGCGACCAGCAGCATGATAACTGAGTTGGCTAGGGGCAAAACCTTGGAAGAAGCGATGAAGATATCCCGTGGCGATGTGGCTGACAACCTAGGTGGTCTGCCGCCCATAAAGATGCACTGCTCAAACTTAGCTGCTGATGGCCTGCATGCGGCGATTCAGGATTATTTGAAGAAGAAGGGGGCGCAGAAATGA
- a CDS encoding muconolactone Delta-isomerase family protein: protein MKFLVLQWIKPQVPIERLARLTPAQFKYLEKLESDGKIDSYYHLIGRQGHMIVCNANSDNELSRIISEDPLFFDSERQVYPLTTREAHEKRLMEMLGRK, encoded by the coding sequence GTGAAGTTTCTGGTTTTGCAGTGGATAAAGCCTCAAGTGCCCATCGAACGATTAGCCCGGTTAACACCAGCTCAGTTCAAGTATCTTGAAAAGCTCGAGTCAGACGGCAAGATTGACTCTTATTACCACTTAATCGGGCGGCAAGGGCACATGATAGTCTGCAACGCAAACTCAGACAACGAACTATCGAGGATAATAAGCGAAGACCCCTTGTTCTTCGATAGTGAACGCCAAGTCTACCCGTTGACGACTAGAGAGGCACATGAAAAGCGCCTGATGGAAATGCTTGGGCGAAAGTGA
- a CDS encoding HemK2/MTQ2 family protein methyltransferase produces the protein MKSPRKRVIYDDLNLDVFNDVYEPAEDTFLIADILDEAVKDGDTVLEIGTGCGILAILAAKKARKVTATDANPHAVECARLNADANNASSKIDVRRGDLFQPVQAKETFDLIIFNAPYLPSAPKEHKTWVGRAWAGGPTGRRLIDQFIAEAPRHLKRGGQILLVQSSLADIDKTLKRFHAAKLEAKVIAEEKVSFENLVVIQASNLSR, from the coding sequence ATGAAATCACCGAGAAAACGCGTAATCTATGATGATCTCAACCTCGATGTGTTTAACGACGTTTACGAACCAGCCGAAGACACATTTCTAATCGCCGATATTCTGGATGAAGCTGTCAAAGACGGAGACACGGTGTTGGAGATCGGAACAGGCTGCGGAATCCTCGCCATCCTTGCAGCAAAGAAGGCACGCAAAGTCACAGCTACAGACGCGAACCCACATGCGGTTGAATGCGCCAGACTAAACGCTGACGCCAATAACGCCAGCAGCAAGATAGATGTACGCCGAGGAGACTTGTTTCAACCAGTGCAGGCAAAAGAAACGTTTGACCTCATCATCTTCAATGCTCCGTACTTGCCTTCAGCGCCAAAAGAACACAAGACTTGGGTTGGACGAGCTTGGGCTGGTGGACCAACTGGAAGACGGCTCATTGATCAATTTATCGCAGAAGCGCCAAGACACCTCAAAAGAGGCGGACAGATCCTGCTGGTGCAGTCCAGTCTAGCGGACATCGACAAAACCTTGAAACGGTTTCATGCAGCTAAGTTAGAGGCGAAGGTCATCGCTGAAGAGAAAGTGTCGTTTGAAAACCTTGTTGTAATTCAGGCAAGTAATTTATCCAGATAA
- the rsmA gene encoding 16S rRNA (adenine(1518)-N(6)/adenine(1519)-N(6))-dimethyltransferase RsmA produces the protein MKANTGCSLGRHNKSLSLYRETLNTLRRHRIFARKRLGQNFTVDDSVLQSLITHADVNANDTVLEVGPGLGTLTRLLASKAKKVITVEIDPKLILVLRRQISHLQNVEVVENDVLKANIPRFDKVVSTPPYSISSPLLFWLLKRPFKLAVLVFQEEFARRLTASVGSKDYSRLTVAVYYRADVELLDHVPKDCFYPPPDVDSTIVRLKPKPTPFRVQDEKAFFEVVRTVFTQRNKKLRNAVVPLIQKRTGTREKAQAIADSLTFHDKRVRELAPEDFGALTNEITEKTRNL, from the coding sequence GTGAAAGCAAATACAGGTTGTTCACTCGGGCGCCATAACAAATCGCTAAGCTTGTACAGAGAGACGCTCAACACGCTGCGCCGACATCGCATTTTCGCAAGGAAACGATTAGGTCAAAACTTCACTGTTGACGATTCAGTACTGCAGTCCTTGATCACCCATGCAGATGTGAATGCGAATGACACAGTTTTAGAAGTCGGCCCTGGACTTGGGACTCTCACCCGTCTACTCGCATCAAAAGCCAAGAAAGTCATCACGGTGGAGATAGACCCGAAGCTTATCCTCGTCTTAAGGCGGCAAATATCGCATCTCCAGAATGTAGAGGTCGTTGAAAACGATGTTCTGAAGGCTAATATTCCGAGATTCGATAAAGTTGTCTCGACTCCGCCGTATTCAATTTCTTCTCCTCTGCTTTTCTGGCTGCTCAAGAGACCATTCAAACTCGCGGTTTTAGTCTTTCAAGAGGAGTTTGCTAGACGGTTAACAGCATCAGTGGGCAGCAAGGACTACAGCAGATTGACTGTCGCAGTCTATTACCGAGCAGATGTGGAACTGCTTGACCACGTGCCGAAAGACTGCTTCTATCCGCCCCCAGATGTAGACTCAACAATCGTACGCCTTAAGCCCAAGCCAACGCCTTTCAGAGTTCAGGATGAGAAGGCATTTTTTGAAGTAGTTCGGACTGTTTTCACGCAGCGCAATAAGAAACTGCGCAATGCCGTTGTGCCCTTGATTCAGAAGCGCACTGGGACAAGGGAAAAAGCCCAAGCGATAGCTGACTCATTAACTTTTCATGACAAAAGAGTGCGCGAACTCGCACCTGAAGACTTCGGAGCATTAACCAATGAAATCACCGAGAAAACGCGTAATCTATGA
- a CDS encoding DUF655 domain-containing protein yields MEKRYEEHAYVLDYLPHGRPQARPSYRAGALVQLVGEEFFTLLEATLREGLLKRAADRVYVGKDSRQEITYIIGRVSYEELTSAAKTELPTVVEKIVLNREAWFINFFNTTQAITPRMHSLELIPGIGKKYMWQIINERDRSSFKDFVDLQQRASIPSPPKLVTKRILEELSGESKYRLFTRAP; encoded by the coding sequence ATGGAGAAGAGGTACGAAGAACACGCCTACGTGCTAGACTACTTACCTCACGGTAGACCGCAGGCTAGGCCCTCGTACCGAGCAGGAGCCCTCGTCCAACTTGTCGGAGAAGAATTCTTCACTTTGCTCGAAGCCACTCTGAGAGAAGGCTTGCTCAAGAGGGCCGCTGACAGAGTCTACGTAGGCAAAGACTCGAGACAAGAGATAACCTACATAATTGGTCGGGTAAGCTACGAGGAACTCACTTCTGCGGCCAAGACAGAGTTGCCCACTGTTGTCGAAAAAATTGTGCTTAATCGAGAAGCTTGGTTCATAAATTTCTTTAATACAACTCAGGCGATAACGCCGCGAATGCATTCGTTGGAGTTGATTCCTGGGATAGGCAAGAAGTACATGTGGCAAATCATAAATGAACGCGATAGATCATCTTTCAAAGACTTCGTTGACCTGCAACAACGTGCCAGCATTCCAAGCCCCCCCAAACTCGTAACCAAGAGAATTTTGGAAGAGTTGTCGGGTGAAAGCAAATACAGGTTGTTCACTCGGGCGCCATAA